A genomic stretch from Deltaproteobacteria bacterium includes:
- a CDS encoding helix-turn-helix transcriptional regulator: MKAETNEHVLRQKIVGRFLREKRAKAGLTQWDVAHHLKYSTAQFVSNWERGVSLPPLEVLPKLTNLFGIPNREVIDTMHHYQEQVLKLTKKQLVDTFRHGAR, encoded by the coding sequence ATGAAGGCAGAAACAAACGAACATGTGTTAAGGCAAAAGATCGTTGGCCGTTTTCTCCGCGAGAAGCGCGCTAAAGCCGGTCTTACCCAGTGGGACGTAGCCCACCACCTCAAGTACTCGACCGCTCAGTTTGTGAGCAACTGGGAGCGTGGCGTATCGCTGCCACCACTCGAAGTTTTGCCCAAGCTGACCAATCTCTTCGGTATCCCTAACCGGGAAGTGATCGACACCATGCATCACTACCAAGAGCAAGTGTTGAAGCTAACGAAAAAGCAGCTCGTTGACACCTTCCGTCACGGCGCTCGCTAA
- a CDS encoding DEAD/DEAH box helicase yields MDGIFKQIRACASPTTWSKGVELARQDAVTGEQLDDEIKLRVASSGGISPTVTLVPADEDWHCTCGSDEDPCAHVTAAVIAWKRAWESGQPLPKSAKHSGQLEYRFRRVPGGLSFERVVVSDALATPLQVSLAALTSGRVAGPSLTATADDMAVDLALGHHRQGLLPAAVIPPVLRAMTPALKVTLDGEPVTIDAKPVGLAAEVRDEGPGVRVRIIQDPGITELFDNGIALYDGTLRPVILPQLSPSARELVRDGRFFGLRELADLVATTLPDLAAKMPLLTRSRNLPSSREYLRPELEITAVKQGLQLRLEAAITYGREPLARLRAGRFTPLGDTVPVRDMAREAELTEQLQRLWSMDLEAPVVLSGEAAVAMAGRLARFPGVISGDGLAAFRLYSKLEPRLEWAGDAPSATGSPNFTFAAGTSSPGEVKHATADAVAAAWQRGDSLVPLTDGGFAPLPRDWLRQHGDKLLDFLACRGENATTPARLSWPHLADLAASIDGGAEQLPPQFRDFCHGLQKGEAALDLTAATPAALRATLRPYQLRGYQWLRWLRGLGLGALLADDMGLGKTVQTLAVIGRRTLIVAPTSVLFNWAKEAQRFRPDLKICVYHGPSRSLDDGAALVITSYALLRLDLAKFLGVTWETLVLDEAQTLKNASSQAAKAARQIAAGFKLGLSGTPVENRLDDLWSLMHILNPGLLGDRRYFQDRYARPIEQGDTVRTEALRSRIAPFVLRRRKADVLTDLPPRTETLLYAELSPAERDRYDIVRAASRREIIEQLQSPNGDGDGVNMIAALEALLRLRQAACHPDLLPGVSGEASSKLALLVETLQTSTQNGHKTLVFSQWTGFLDLMEPALECAGLAFLRLDGSTRDRSGVVESFQKSDGPPILLISLKAGGVGLNLTAADHVIIADPWWNPATEDQAADRAHRIGQDRPVLIQRLVALDTVEERILQLQERKRQLAAAAIDGQKMTGASITKEDLLALID; encoded by the coding sequence ATGGACGGTATCTTTAAACAAATTCGTGCATGTGCCAGCCCGACCACGTGGTCCAAAGGTGTCGAGCTTGCGCGTCAGGACGCAGTGACTGGCGAGCAGCTTGATGACGAGATCAAGTTGCGTGTGGCTAGTTCTGGAGGAATCAGTCCGACCGTGACCTTAGTGCCCGCCGATGAGGATTGGCACTGCACTTGTGGTAGTGATGAGGATCCCTGCGCCCATGTCACAGCGGCGGTAATCGCTTGGAAGCGCGCGTGGGAGTCGGGCCAGCCGCTGCCCAAATCGGCAAAGCACAGTGGCCAGTTGGAGTATCGCTTCCGCCGTGTCCCAGGCGGCCTCAGCTTTGAGCGCGTCGTGGTAAGCGATGCTTTAGCCACCCCTCTACAGGTATCGTTAGCAGCACTGACCTCTGGACGCGTCGCCGGGCCTAGTCTCACGGCGACTGCGGACGATATGGCGGTGGATCTAGCACTAGGTCATCACAGGCAGGGTCTACTACCAGCCGCGGTCATACCGCCTGTGCTGCGAGCCATGACCCCGGCCCTTAAGGTCACGCTAGACGGGGAACCTGTAACTATTGACGCCAAGCCCGTAGGACTTGCCGCCGAGGTCAGGGACGAGGGTCCGGGGGTCCGGGTACGGATTATTCAAGATCCAGGGATCACCGAGCTTTTTGATAATGGCATCGCTCTTTACGACGGTACGCTGCGACCGGTCATACTACCGCAACTGAGCCCGTCCGCGCGTGAACTCGTACGCGACGGGCGTTTTTTTGGTCTACGGGAATTAGCTGATCTTGTGGCGACGACACTACCTGATCTGGCTGCGAAAATGCCGTTACTCACGCGCAGTCGCAATTTGCCTTCAAGTCGTGAATATCTGCGCCCCGAGCTCGAGATCACCGCCGTGAAGCAAGGGTTGCAGCTCAGGCTTGAGGCCGCCATCACTTACGGGCGGGAGCCCTTGGCCCGCTTGCGTGCAGGTCGTTTCACGCCACTCGGTGATACCGTGCCAGTGCGCGACATGGCTCGCGAGGCCGAACTCACCGAGCAACTCCAGCGCCTGTGGAGCATGGATCTTGAGGCACCTGTCGTGCTATCTGGTGAGGCGGCTGTGGCGATGGCCGGGCGTTTGGCGCGGTTTCCTGGCGTCATCAGCGGTGACGGTCTGGCGGCGTTTCGTCTGTACAGCAAACTTGAGCCTCGCTTGGAGTGGGCCGGAGATGCGCCTTCTGCGACAGGCTCTCCAAACTTCACGTTCGCCGCCGGAACTTCAAGCCCCGGCGAAGTCAAACATGCCACCGCAGACGCAGTAGCCGCGGCCTGGCAACGCGGTGACAGTCTGGTGCCCTTAACTGACGGTGGTTTCGCCCCGCTACCACGAGATTGGCTACGGCAGCATGGCGATAAGCTACTTGATTTTCTAGCCTGCCGTGGTGAGAACGCAACCACGCCTGCGCGTCTTTCGTGGCCTCACTTGGCCGACTTAGCGGCCTCGATTGACGGCGGCGCTGAGCAACTCCCGCCCCAGTTCAGAGACTTTTGTCATGGTCTACAAAAAGGCGAGGCCGCACTGGATCTGACAGCCGCTACACCTGCCGCACTGCGAGCGACCCTACGGCCATATCAGCTACGCGGCTATCAATGGCTACGTTGGCTGCGCGGTCTTGGTCTAGGGGCCTTGCTTGCTGATGACATGGGTCTTGGTAAGACCGTGCAGACCTTGGCGGTGATCGGGCGGAGAACCTTGATTGTGGCTCCGACTAGCGTGCTTTTTAATTGGGCTAAGGAGGCCCAGCGTTTTCGTCCTGATCTGAAGATTTGCGTCTATCATGGCCCCAGTCGTAGTCTTGACGACGGTGCTGCATTGGTGATCACCAGCTACGCTCTGCTCAGGTTAGATCTAGCTAAATTTTTGGGCGTGACTTGGGAAACTCTGGTGCTGGACGAAGCCCAGACGCTGAAGAATGCGTCGAGTCAAGCGGCCAAGGCGGCGCGCCAAATCGCGGCAGGTTTCAAGCTAGGGCTTAGCGGCACACCAGTAGAGAACCGTCTCGATGACCTCTGGAGCTTGATGCACATTTTGAATCCGGGGCTACTTGGCGATCGGCGTTACTTCCAAGATCGCTATGCACGTCCCATCGAGCAGGGTGACACGGTGCGCACCGAAGCCCTGCGCAGCCGCATCGCACCCTTTGTATTGCGACGGCGCAAGGCCGATGTGCTTACCGATCTACCGCCACGCACAGAGACCCTCCTTTATGCGGAGCTTTCTCCTGCCGAGCGCGATCGTTACGATATCGTTCGGGCCGCGAGCCGCAGGGAAATTATCGAGCAACTTCAGAGTCCCAATGGGGACGGCGACGGCGTCAACATGATCGCAGCGCTAGAGGCGCTGTTGCGGCTTCGCCAGGCTGCGTGCCATCCTGATCTTCTGCCAGGTGTCAGTGGCGAGGCCTCGAGTAAATTAGCGTTGCTTGTCGAGACTTTGCAGACATCAACTCAGAATGGCCATAAGACTCTAGTATTTTCGCAGTGGACTGGCTTTCTTGACCTAATGGAACCAGCGCTTGAATGTGCTGGCCTGGCTTTTCTACGTTTAGACGGCAGTACGCGCGACCGCAGTGGCGTGGTTGAGAGTTTTCAAAAATCTGATGGGCCACCAATCCTGCTGATCTCTCTCAAGGCCGGTGGCGTTGGCCTAAACCTAACTGCTGCGGATCACGTGATTATTGCTGATCCCTGGTGGAATCCTGCAACGGAAGATCAGGCGGCGGATCGTGCTCACAGGATAGGCCAAGATCGCCCTGTATTGATCCAAAGATTAGTTGCTCTGGATACGGTCGAGGAGCGCATCTTGCAGCTACAGGAGCGCAAGCGTCAGTTAGCAGCGGCAGCTATCGACGGTCAGAAAATGACCGGTGCCAGCATAACTAAAGAAGATTTGTTGGCACTCATCGACTAA
- a CDS encoding polysaccharide deacetylase family protein — translation MVAMRTVPLSVLSVGLVWLLAGCDFFSVGKTCASGIGIRSQAYTGTSLEAKQLALSFSGGPGDGTLAIDAALTAASVQAAFFVSGKHIVGRETTLAALKAHGHIVANQGYTDSPLESSLDAQREVRKTDALIQPYVTGNIYLLRAIGSINLSDQIALDLNKSGLSRYVGPIGWDIGDQTPNQVDDASCWQAGTSVSDCAAAYLAAIEKADKGIVRLHADDARSAELLQKLLPELKQANYQFVRLDAVSTIQTALKSSGATIGAVGGDQGCSDY, via the coding sequence ATGGTGGCAATGCGGACAGTACCGCTCTCGGTGCTCTCGGTGGGATTGGTATGGCTGCTGGCGGGATGTGACTTTTTCTCGGTGGGGAAGACCTGTGCCAGCGGCATTGGGATAAGGTCGCAGGCCTACACCGGCACGTCGCTCGAGGCCAAACAGTTGGCGCTAAGCTTCAGTGGGGGGCCTGGGGACGGCACATTGGCCATCGACGCTGCATTGACGGCGGCTTCGGTGCAGGCGGCCTTTTTTGTGAGTGGTAAACATATCGTCGGTCGCGAGACGACGCTGGCTGCACTCAAAGCGCACGGCCACATCGTGGCTAATCAGGGGTATACGGATAGCCCCCTGGAATCGTCCCTCGACGCACAGCGCGAGGTACGCAAGACCGATGCGCTGATTCAGCCTTATGTTACCGGTAATATATATCTGCTGCGAGCTATCGGTAGTATCAATCTCTCGGATCAAATTGCGCTCGATCTAAACAAGTCCGGTTTAAGTCGGTACGTTGGTCCTATAGGGTGGGATATAGGTGATCAAACGCCCAATCAGGTAGACGACGCATCCTGTTGGCAAGCAGGCACGAGCGTTAGTGACTGCGCCGCTGCCTACCTTGCGGCCATTGAGAAAGCGGATAAGGGTATCGTCCGCCTCCATGCGGACGATGCGCGCAGTGCGGAACTGCTGCAAAAACTGCTACCCGAGCTCAAACAGGCGAACTATCAGTTTGTGCGCCTGGATGCCGTCTCGACAATCCAGACAGCACTTAAATCATCAGGTGCCACGATAGGCGCTGTAGGTGGAGATCAAGGGTGCAGCGACTACTAA
- a CDS encoding c-type cytochrome, with amino-acid sequence MPMRRLVSFAVFGFFLCILAASPRSLEAAPDQRSPRLVVHLLNYLAKDYGGAVGANGVVLSESEFAEQKEFSRDVLEVARTLPDLASDPSIISDLELLAKTIADRGAATTVAGLATSLQVRVIKATNMQTAPSAPVDVTQGKAVFETYCVSCHGAGGRGDGPATAGTGPRMDPPPANLADQNRMHGIAAMNIYDSVKLGIPGTAMVALPHLSDQDAWNVAHYVLTLSATNEGTAPHAAEALNLARSSLDGAARSYKTGDFRTAKALALRAYLDGIEPIEPRMRASDPAAALALEEKMAAVRAAIQARVSEGALDTAITEAKTELDRAQTLLQGNEMNPSVAFMAASSILLREGFEAVLMILALLGVSRAMHSKTAALWIHAGWMAAVGIGVAAWFGAGALLDISGASREMLEAVTSLIAVVVLLGVGFWLHSRTEIGRWNKFLKIKVRRAVKEKNHLGLASISFIAAFREALETVLFLRAIWVDSGEQAKAALGLGVGLTTAVILLASWALLRFSARIPIRRLFGVSAVIMAVLALILTGKGLHALQEAGLLTITTPRLALRWDLFGVFPTYETLLAQLVLLVTMVWLWQYGRRPSKNSGQTLARDISDTATSH; translated from the coding sequence ATGCCCATGCGCCGTCTCGTCAGTTTTGCTGTATTCGGCTTTTTTCTATGTATTTTGGCAGCTTCGCCTCGCTCATTAGAGGCTGCACCAGATCAGCGGAGTCCGCGCCTGGTGGTCCATCTCCTAAACTATCTGGCCAAAGACTACGGAGGCGCCGTAGGCGCCAACGGTGTGGTCCTATCGGAGAGTGAGTTCGCAGAGCAGAAGGAATTCAGCCGCGACGTACTAGAAGTCGCGCGCACCCTGCCAGACCTAGCCAGCGATCCATCAATTATCAGTGATCTCGAACTCTTAGCTAAAACCATTGCCGACCGGGGTGCAGCCACCACGGTGGCCGGCCTAGCAACTAGTCTGCAAGTGCGCGTCATCAAGGCCACCAACATGCAGACTGCTCCCAGTGCGCCGGTAGATGTGACACAGGGTAAGGCCGTCTTTGAGACATACTGCGTCAGTTGTCACGGAGCTGGTGGTCGCGGCGACGGCCCCGCCACAGCGGGAACCGGCCCTCGCATGGATCCTCCTCCGGCCAATCTAGCCGATCAAAACCGCATGCACGGCATTGCGGCCATGAACATCTACGACAGTGTGAAGTTGGGTATACCTGGCACGGCGATGGTGGCACTCCCCCATCTTAGTGACCAGGACGCATGGAATGTCGCCCATTATGTGTTGACCCTATCTGCCACTAACGAGGGGACCGCGCCGCACGCTGCAGAGGCCCTAAATCTGGCTAGGTCGAGCCTTGATGGTGCCGCCCGCTCCTACAAAACAGGGGACTTCCGTACGGCCAAGGCCTTGGCACTCAGAGCTTATCTTGACGGTATTGAACCCATCGAGCCCCGCATGAGGGCATCCGATCCGGCCGCAGCATTAGCCTTAGAGGAAAAAATGGCGGCCGTCCGCGCTGCCATCCAGGCACGCGTTTCTGAGGGAGCCCTCGACACCGCCATCACTGAGGCTAAAACGGAGCTAGATCGCGCTCAAACATTGCTGCAGGGTAACGAAATGAACCCAAGCGTTGCCTTCATGGCGGCATCATCGATTCTCCTGCGCGAGGGTTTCGAGGCGGTGCTGATGATCCTTGCGCTGCTTGGTGTATCACGTGCCATGCACTCCAAAACTGCAGCCCTGTGGATTCATGCCGGCTGGATGGCAGCGGTCGGGATTGGTGTGGCAGCTTGGTTCGGCGCCGGAGCTCTCCTAGACATCAGTGGTGCTAGCAGGGAAATGCTGGAGGCCGTCACTTCGCTGATCGCCGTGGTTGTTTTACTCGGCGTGGGGTTTTGGCTTCACAGTCGTACCGAAATCGGGCGCTGGAATAAGTTTCTTAAAATAAAAGTGCGCCGCGCAGTCAAAGAAAAAAATCATCTGGGACTAGCATCGATCTCGTTTATCGCTGCTTTTAGAGAAGCGCTCGAGACTGTGCTATTTCTGAGAGCGATTTGGGTGGATAGCGGTGAGCAGGCCAAAGCTGCTCTGGGCCTCGGCGTAGGCCTGACTACGGCGGTCATCCTTCTTGCATCCTGGGCACTTCTGCGGTTTAGCGCTCGTATTCCAATCCGCCGTTTGTTTGGTGTCTCCGCAGTCATTATGGCGGTTCTTGCCTTAATACTCACAGGTAAGGGGCTGCACGCTCTGCAGGAAGCAGGTCTCCTCACGATCACCACGCCACGGCTGGCGCTCCGGTGGGACTTGTTTGGCGTGTTTCCCACCTATGAAACACTGCTGGCCCAGCTTGTACTACTTGTGACCATGGTGTGGCTGTGGCAATACGGGCGACGCCCATCAAAAAATTCAGGGCAGACACTCGCGCGTGATATTTCTGATACCGCTACGAGTCACTAA